From Fulvivirga lutea:
ATGCCACTTTCATTTTGGTTTGATTCTAGTTTTTTGATTAGCTTTTTTACTTCTCGTTCTTTTTTAAACGATTGTACATTAGCCTCAGTGATTTTCTTTAGATAGAGTAATCCCTTCAACTTAGAGGCCATTTGTTCATTACAATCGTAGATATAACTACTTAGTGACACTGCTTCTTCCTGAATTATATCGGAAGTGCTTTTTAAAAATTTCAGTTTCACATCACCTAAGTTATTATCAAAAGTTAAATGATAGGTGCTGTCTTTTTTGATTTGAAAGAAATAACCTTTTGCCAATTCAGATCCTTTTTTCTTTATCTCAATAGCACGTGCCTCACCATCAAAGTAATTCCCATTTAGGCTTTTCATTTTAAAAGTAACCATCAAGGAATCATTGGTGTCACTTGTTAATCTTATTGAATCGATCAAAGATCTTTGAAGTTTAGATGTATGAGTTTTAACATTTGATCCATTCACTAAAAAGTCATAATTGACTCCTAAGGTATCCATTGTATAGTTAGTGATCTTACCGATGGCCATGGTTGTATCACCTTCTACGATAAAATCAGGAAGGCTTAAAAGAGTTGAAACCGATTTGACTGATTTGACTGAACCTTCATATTTACCTGAAAACCTTTTGTTTCCCATACCGAGAATAATGGTTTTCCAATTTGTGATATCATCTGGATAAGTTACTTCGAATGTGGCTTTACCGTCCTGATCAGTTAATAAATCTGGTTTCCAATAGGCATAATCTGAAAAATTTGACCGAATTGAATTGGCTTGACTGACCGAAGTTGCATTAATATCCTGCTCTGGTGCATTAATTCCTTTAGATCCTGGAGCTTTTGTCTTTATTAAAATCACACCATTGGACGCTCTTGAACCATATAATGCAACGCCATCTTCTGAGGATAGTGTCTCAATTGATTGAATTGAATTTGGGTCTAAATCGGATTGCTTACCAGAGTAAGGCACTCCATCGATAATAATTAAAGCCTTTGAGTTTCCTACAATGGAGGTGTTTCCACGTATTATAATATTATCAGACGCACCCGCAGCTACTCCAGGAGCTTTGCCTTGTAAGGCAGTTACACTATAACCTAGAGCCTTAGACTCTCTTCTAACACCCACAGCTGTAACAACTACCTCGGATAATTGCTGAACATCCGGTGACATTTGAACGTCAATAAATCTTCTATTACCGACTTCTATTTCCTCGGTAGCTAACCCTATAAAACTAAATACTAACTCACTTCCTTTTGGTGCATAAAGTGTATAGTACCCATCTATATCAGTAACAGTACCAATTCTTGTGCCTTTAACTACTACATTTACCCCTGGAAGCCCACTGCCATCCTCCATTGAAGTGATTCTTCCCGATAACTTATTATCGAATGAACTATACCTGTTTGGTTGATTATTTACAAGCTCTTTTATAACTCTAATATTCTTATCTAATTCGCCTTTTATATAATTTGTTTGACCAACATTCTTTTTTAGAATGGATGAAATGGAGTCAATCATCGAATCGAAAGGAAGTATATTTGCATCGCTAATATTTATAAACAATGTACCATTTTCCTTAATCTCATGAACTTCTTGTTCAAAATACTTATCGTCTTCCAAAAGGTATAATAGAGAATAGGAGCCAGGGGGTAGATCTTCGATATTTTTCACAGATGGATTATAGACCCGTAATTGGTTAGGATCTGTTACACCCTTTAATATTACTCGATCAGTAAATAAAGAGAGAAATCTAACAGAATCTGATAACTGAATATTTAATCTGCCATGTCCATTTTGAGTTTCTTGTGGAGTTTCATATTTATCACTTTTTCTTTCAGACTCAATTAAATATTCCTGCCATGAAGATTTTATATCAGCCTCTGAAAGAGCCAATTCTTCAAAATTTCGATAGTTCCAATGAATCTGATTTAGCCATCTATCAAAATAATTAGATCTAATTTCTTTAAGTTTAATTAAGTCATTTGAGAAAAGATATTCATTACCTGGCTCAACGATAAAGCCTGAGCTGAAATCATTTAATACAGTTAATTTGGCACTATCACTTCTCCAAGGGCCTGACAGTAGTGGATTGTTTCTACGATAATAAGAAGGTTGGTTTTTAGAAATTAATTCAACCCTTTCATATTGCTTTAAATATGCAAATTGGTTTTTGAAGTTATCATTAATTAAGATGAAGTAATTAGCCAAAGTATTTTGTTCATTCTGACTTAATCGCCTTTCTTTTGATTCAATTTTAACTGTTGGTGAATCCTTGTCCATAAGACTAAATATGGTCTTAAACCCCTCCTTAAATGAGATATTGCCAAAGGATATCTCTTTATCAGCTAACCTCAATTTGATATCATGTTCAACGTTTGGAGAGATGTGAAATGAATAGTTTGCATTTAAAGCAGAACTAAAATAAACAGGATACTCGTCTACATAAATGATATATATTTTTTGAATATTTCCTTTCTCATCGACTACAAAAGGGGCAAACTCTGTAGTTCCTGTTGTTATTGGAAATGAATAAGTATAGATACTATCTGGATAGAGAAAGTGATAGTAGGCAATGCTATCAAGTCCTAACTCTTTATATAGATTAGAGTAATCCAAATATCTATTTTCCGAAAGCCTATTCCCAAAAGTTTCTCTAAAGGAGTTAAACATACTTCTACCAGAATAGATTTTCCCCATGTAGGGTACTTCAGGCGTTGAGCCATGTTTATTCATGCTCTTTTTGTAAGAATATGCTGTTAAATCAATATTAGGTACCGGTTCTCCATTCTGGTCTTTTACTAGTATATCTATTGAAACACTTGAACCTGGGTTAATAACAAGTGGCTCATTGCTTAAGATGTTCAAATTCTTATCGTAATAGGGAGCCTCCATTTGATTCTCCTCAAC
This genomic window contains:
- a CDS encoding carboxypeptidase-like regulatory domain-containing protein; its protein translation is MRIFFTFILLIICFKAHAQDLINGRRSSPFTYIYQITNEEAEAIHKKSISVVGDIFFHSLVDSVHTDSVKNKAREVGHYLYVVALGNQLNIDYRSVDNLEIRIINNEQDFQVVLLDEFGENIDNASLHVDNKNIKYNQSRNTYYQHKSNLDGLLKANYNGHTTFLPIGRSRNNKLAARIYRKIKYKSPIKYLWKPFVDIYRSVRWGYPTGFIGTIVSWFNSDNSEQKYGGYIALNKPKYKPGDTVKFKAYIIKKNYNGFNKPLTLTVGNYANKFKNLGKIKPTRRGVYIHEFVLHDTLDFDLDRYQYINLEKKKYHTVISEGFDYEDYELNTAYFNLKSKHKSHFSSEPLELILTAKDDNDLNLPDARVELIITFNRLNSFEQNQVFVNDTLFTHKFKLDPLGDTYFTLPDSIFPAANIGYKVNAKFFTSDNEWSIKELDLEYKSKSSEVKFELKNDSINFKYIKDNQSYSQNAKLIVRSGANDILTKSIILPYSEKILPIASSYHIETSEGIYSFPIYNEDDGVHINWNRTNDSLFIKLNNERSLPFWYTIFAGKKEVLSGLLEDKSKELRISTTTKKPYFISYQYLWGGNVEENQMEAPYYDKNLNILSNEPLVINPGSSVSIDILVKDQNGEPVPNIDLTAYSYKKSMNKHGSTPEVPYMGKIYSGRSMFNSFRETFGNRLSENRYLDYSNLYKELGLDSIAYYHFLYPDSIYTYSFPITTGTTEFAPFVVDEKGNIQKIYIIYVDEYPVYFSSALNANYSFHISPNVEHDIKLRLADKEISFGNISFKEGFKTIFSLMDKDSPTVKIESKERRLSQNEQNTLANYFILINDNFKNQFAYLKQYERVELISKNQPSYYRRNNPLLSGPWRSDSAKLTVLNDFSSGFIVEPGNEYLFSNDLIKLKEIRSNYFDRWLNQIHWNYRNFEELALSEADIKSSWQEYLIESERKSDKYETPQETQNGHGRLNIQLSDSVRFLSLFTDRVILKGVTDPNQLRVYNPSVKNIEDLPPGSYSLLYLLEDDKYFEQEVHEIKENGTLFINISDANILPFDSMIDSISSILKKNVGQTNYIKGELDKNIRVIKELVNNQPNRYSSFDNKLSGRITSMEDGSGLPGVNVVVKGTRIGTVTDIDGYYTLYAPKGSELVFSFIGLATEEIEVGNRRFIDVQMSPDVQQLSEVVVTAVGVRRESKALGYSVTALQGKAPGVAAGASDNIIIRGNTSIVGNSKALIIIDGVPYSGKQSDLDPNSIQSIETLSSEDGVALYGSRASNGVILIKTKAPGSKGINAPEQDINATSVSQANSIRSNFSDYAYWKPDLLTDQDGKATFEVTYPDDITNWKTIILGMGNKRFSGKYEGSVKSVKSVSTLLSLPDFIVEGDTTMAIGKITNYTMDTLGVNYDFLVNGSNVKTHTSKLQRSLIDSIRLTSDTNDSLMVTFKMKSLNGNYFDGEARAIEIKKKGSELAKGYFFQIKKDSTYHLTFDNNLGDVKLKFLKSTSDIIQEEAVSLSSYIYDCNEQMASKLKGLLYLKKITEANVQSFKKEREVKKLIKKLESNQNESGMWGWWGNSQSEDWITKHVLSALIIAKQNGYSVSYKSEAITSKIKWNLEDYEPTDKLWALNTLYLLGENIDYESHLNRFNIDSLGLHDQISYYQLKKDLQLDLKLDTLINRHKETYLGNIYWDDNNSKVYNNGFVNTVRMIKLLSNIDTLSDLRNGAINYLFEKRSLGKWKNTYESAQVIETLSKITESIVGENSSPSLVVNGKRVDDLEIERTIKNDSLLSLSTSSNLPVYISAYQKKWIQNPAINDRNIKVSSYFDGKDYVIKSGEEVSLIVDLNIKNEVDFLMIEVPIPAGFSYSNKYSKHFNETHREYYKEKTNIYVRTLKPGKHQYEIKLMPRYKGTYTMNPVKVESMYFPAFNGNNKIERVIIN